The Xiphophorus maculatus strain JP 163 A chromosome 21, X_maculatus-5.0-male, whole genome shotgun sequence genome window below encodes:
- the map4 gene encoding microtubule-associated protein 4 isoform X11 — MSSLSDQQPGSPFSEYSELCKVPPTMPVQGWDWQQPSGMEMGTPQGMVMSSGPMSAGLTDEDKLCFFEQPGTGSMDRALKVPGRDGGISSSISMGNTSLGSAGESPDSPVSSSPSPSPASPGRLPTAMGSTRISLSPVPGSPTIHMELSSSTSASPPDSVEISLTGAAVCKDPLPETFSESSPKFAMPQVAPNYPISGELNDNHLQKGEKNATGAVSDLGDERLIEGLSDNDSEEEEVEEDEELVPCYMGRAQQQRKAMRRAMSECSHLSVPSSLELPDKYAVGDGPESTQLPSSMGSPRRSPHSMKRSLTVAEDQPPTPPPTLSAAGATHLDLRQAAPEPQLCLSPLPPLKDQSVGSPLSPLEVTVEGLKEEKELGEIVLPVPLCPKGLSCEDIYPTLIVDSLTEEKTVSKPDDPKDVEFYGIEVEQELSTNAEQDFDAANVGTVTGRIDDLATGGCIGLDFNYNSNPFIDVKSDKTEKKDKQEDGVQKVEAFDVLNKAEHGSVKVEFTTNESLVKVANEVERGKEKANTQEAEKVKEEKQADKTKEMEKQAERVDDQKETEKLKDKEMEKVESVQLKEEEEKKPKVEESPVKVEKKEKVEIIDKMENKDDNVEKITNNEKLKKEEKVENKHSEKAEKVDENEKSKEEEEKVQDAEKLDKNQDTKVEEKAENKTSEMAEKSDKGQHKVEITSEQQLHPTDDKTETKADVELKTEAAAEKEKADAGEAKTVEKRDNAATPLEKPAEKEAQKTEKEEKVDKKTIEKKDSKKEKAVKADGDKAKKPVKTATNGSSTTASKDLSAGDRKTKPATGVTKPVGAAKTRPATAPAGGSAAATGKRPTPTSTTTDRKTTIPKTASTGAAGPKRPPASSTSRPSSQPSTGTRDVKLKSTTEKRPLVPKAGSGTMSHPASGPATKNGTVSTAASKTTSSVRTATSTRTTTTTTAAKKPLASKTESIKPGEEKKSTTVRTSTADSTKPKTTSTTSRSTTSTTAASRTRTTATKSATLSSATATAAEKKPLGPMGPRTPRPTASTTASATTRPTARPGTAPDPDIRNVRSKIGSTDNIKHQPGGGKVASASQKRGITTKESSQGKVQIVSKKLDFSHVTSRLGSKDNMKHVPGGGNVQILNKKVDVSKVTSKCGSKDNIKHKPGGGVMKIESHKVSIREKAQHKVGSVDNESHSPGGGNVQAEGPQETEGNATPMTSSLAPAPDPKMGPAGTPNAQENGLKDGAPSDGEGVREPQALDSLMPETSI, encoded by the exons ATGTCTTCTCTCTCCGACCAGCAGCCGGGCTCTCCCTTCTCAGAGTACAGTGAGCTGTGCAAGGTACCACCCACAATGCCGGTTCAGGGCTGGGATTGGCAGCAACCTTCAGGCATGGAAATGGGCACCCCACAGGGCATGGTGATGAGTAGTGGACCTATGTCAGCCGGACTCACAGATGAAGATAAACTGTGCTTCTTTGAACAGCCAGGCACGGGCAGCATGGATAGAGCACTGAAGGTGCCTGGTAGAGATGGGGGCATCTCAAGCAGCATCTCTATGGGTAACACCTCGCTGGGCAGCGCAGGAGAAAGCCCAGACAGCCCTGTCTCCTCTTCCCCATCTCCTTCCCCAGCATCCCCAGGTCGATTACCTACTGCTATGGGCAGCACCAGGATCTCCCTGTCACCAGTTCCTGGATCTCCAACCATACATATGGAGCTGTCATCATCCACAAGTGCATCACCTCCAGACTCAGTTGAAATCTCTTTAACAGGGGCTGCAGTATGCAAAGACCCTCTGcctgaaacattttctgaatccAGCCCAAAGTTTGCCATGCCCCAGGTGGCCCCTAACTATCCCATCAGTGGAGAACTGAATGATAACCACCTGCAGAAGGGTGAAAAGAATGCAACAGGAGCAGTGTCTGACCTCGGAGATGAAAGGTTAATTGAGGGCTTGTCAGACAATGACAGTGAAGAAGAGGAGGTTGAGGAAGATGAGGAGTTGGTACCCTGTTATATGGGGCGAGCTCAGCAACAGAGGAAGGCAATGAGGCGAGCAATGTCTGAGTGTTCCCACTTGTCGGTACCCTCAAGTCTAGAGCTGCCTGATAAGTATGCAGTTGGAGATGGGCCAGAATCTACCCAACTGCCATCATCTATGGGTAGCCCCCGCCGCTCACCGCACTCCATGAAGCGCTCACTGACTGTTGCAGAAGATCAaccaccaacaccaccaccTACCCTTTCAGCAGCTGGTGCCACACATCTTGATTTGCGTCAAGCCGCACCCGAGCCCCAGCTCTGCCTGTCACCATTACCCCCTCTGAAGGACCAAAGTGTTGGCTCTCCTCTCTCGCCATTAGAGGTCACAGTAGAGGGCCTTAAGGAAGAGAAGGAACTGGGAGAAATTGTGCTTCCAGTGCCCCTCTGCCCCAAAGGGTTGAGTTGTGAAGATATCTACCCTACCCTAATTgttgactcattaactgaagaGAAGACTGTTTCTAAACCTGATGACCCCAAAGATGTAGAGTTTTATGGGATTGAAGTTGAACAGGAACTGAGCACAAATGCTGAACAAGATTTTGATGCTGCCAACGTAGGGACTGTGACAGGTCGCATTGATGACCTTGCAACTGGTGGCTGCATTGGCCTGGATTTCAACTACAACTCAAACCCCTTCATAGATG TTAAATCTGACAAGACAGAGAAGAAGGACAAACAGGAGGATGGAGTGCAGAAGGTGGAGGCTTTTGATGTGTTGAACAAAGCTGAGCACGGGAGCGTGAAGGTTGAATTCACCACTAATGAAAGTTTGGTCAAAGTGGCGAATGAGGTAGAAAGGGGCAAGGAGAAAGCAAACACACAGGAGGCAGAAAAGgtcaaagaggaaaaacaagcagacaaaacaaaggagatggaGAAGCAGGCAGAAAGAGTGGATGATCAAAAGGAAACCGAGAAGCTAAAAGACAAGGAGATGGAGAAAGTGGAATCCGTCCAActgaaggaagaggaggagaaaaagccCAAGGTGGAAGAATCACCTGTcaaagtggaaaagaaagaaaaggtggAGATAATCGACAAGATGGAGAACAAGGACGATAATGTAGAGAAGATCACCAACAAcgaaaaactgaaaaaggaagagaaagtgGAGAACAAACACAGTGAGAAAGCTGAAAAGGTGGACGAAAACGAGAAGtccaaagaggaggaggagaaagtgcAAGATGCAGAAAAGCTGGATAAGAACCAGGATACCAAGgtggaagaaaaagcagaaaacaaaacaagtgagATGGCAGAAAAATCAGACAAAGGCCAGCACAAAGTGGAAATCACGTCAGAGCAGCAGCTTCACCCCACTGACGATAAGACAGAGACGAAGGCTGACGTGGAGCTGAAAACCgaggcagcagcagagaaagaaaaggccGACGCCGGGGAAGCCAAGACAGTGGAGAAAAGGGACAATGCAGCCACTCCTCTGGAGAAGCCTGCTGAAAAAGAAGCACAGAAGACAGAAAAGGAGGAGAAGGTGGATAAAAAGACAATAGAGAAGAAAGACAGTAAGAAGGAAAAGGCTGTCAAAGCAGATGGAGACAAGGCAAAGAAACCTGTGAAGACTGCGACCAACGGAAGCAGCACAACAGCAAGCAAGGACCTGTCTGCTGGAGACAGGAAGACCAAG CCTGCCACAGGGGTGACCAAACCGGTCGGTGCTGCCAAAACGCGCCCAGCCACCGCTCCTGCCGGTGGCTCAGCCGCAGCCACCGGCAAACGCCCCACACCCACCTCCACTaccacagacagaaaaacaaccataCCCAAGACAGCTTCCACAGGCGCTGCTGGGCCTAAACGACCCCCTGCCAGTTCCACTAGTCGCCCATCATCCCAACCCTCCACAGGCACACGAGATGTTAAACTGAAG TCCACCACAGAGAAGCGCCCCCTGGTGCCGAAGGCTGGCAGTGGCACCATGAGTCACCCTGCCTCCGGCCCCGCTACCAAAAACGGAACGGTGAGCACTGCAGCCAGCAAAACCACTTCATCGGTGCGCACAGCCACGTCCACTCGCacaactactactactactgcagCCAAAAAGCCTCTGG CCTCTAAAACTGAAAGCATCAAACCAGGAGAAGAGAAGAAGTCCACCACTGTTAGGACTTCAACAG CCGACTCTACCAAGCCCAAGACCACTTCCACCACCTCAAGGAGCACGACTTCCACCACCGCTGCATCTCGCACTCGAACAACAGCGACCAAATCGGCTACGCTGTCCTCCGCCACGGCCACAGCAGCAGAGAAGAAGCCCCTGGGACCCATGGGGCCCCGCACCCCACGACCCACTGCATCCACGACGGCGAGCGCCACCACGAGGCCCACGGCTCGGCCCGGCACAGCGCCAGACCCTGACATCCGTAACGTCCGCTCAAAGATCGGCTCCACTGATAACATAAAGCACCAGCCTGGCGGCGGGAAG GTGGCCTCTGCTTCTCAGAAAAGGGGCATCACCACCAAAGAAAGCAGCCAGGGCAAA GTTCAAATAGTCTCCAAAAAGCTGGACTTCAGCCACGTCACCTCACGCTTGGGCTCCAAGGACAATATGAAGCATGTTCCTGGTGGAGGGAAT GTGCAGATACTCAACAAGAAGGTGGACGTAAGTAAGGTGACTTCAAAATGTGGATCCAAGGACAACATCAAGCATAAGCCTG GCGGAGGCGTCATGAAGATCGAGTCCCACAAAGTGAGCATTAGGGAAAAGGCTCAGCACAAAGTGGGGTCAGTGGACAACGAGAGCCATTCTCCTGGAGGAGGGAACGTCCAG GCTGAGGGACCGCAGGAGACAGAGGGAAATGCAACTCCCATGACTAGCAGCCTGGCTCCGGCCCCAGACCCCAAGATGGGACCTGCAGGGACCCCTAATGCCCAGGAGAACGGGCTGAAGGACGGGGCTCCCAGTGATGGTGAGGGTGTCCGAGAGCCCCAGGCTCTGGACTCTCTAATGCCAGAGACAA